ATCAGCTCGTGGCGCACAGCGGGAAACGGTTTATCATGCATCGCTTGTTCGTAACACGTTCGTGCTAAAGCACGCACAAGCCCCGCCACCATTACCGCTTCGTCCACTGTCTGGCAGACATCCGTGACTCGAAACTCTACTGTCGGGAAGCGCTCTGACATACGCACGTCCCAGTAAATCTTCGTCGCCTCCTCTACACTTTTCGTCTCCACCAGAGCTTTTACAATCGCTTCGTACTCGGCTATTGACTCAAAAATGAGCGGCGGTCCGGATAGGGGCCATCGGCTCCAAATCTCGGTACGATAACTTGCATAGCCTGTATCCGTACCCAACCAGAAAGGTGAGGATGCCGACAGCGCCAGGAGTGGGGAGAGCCACACACGGGAACGGTTCATCACCTGGATGGCTAATTCGCGATCGCTTATTCCCACATGCACATGACAGCCAAAGATGACCAGCTCGCGTGTAAGTTGTTGATAATCTCGCATCAACGTGACATAACGTTCTTTGGATGTGATCTGCTGTTCATCCCAGTGCGAGAACGGGTGCGTCCCGGCAGCCGCGATTTGGTTTCCGTCTTTTTCGGCTGCCGCAATCACTTCCCGCCGCAAACGGACTAGCTCAGAACGCACCTCTGCTAGTGTTTTACAGATTGGTGTACCAATTTCAATTTGCGATCGCTGAGCTTCCGGCTGCACTTCTTCACCCAGTGCTTTCTGGGCTAGAGGGAGAACTTTTTCTACACGCGAACACAACTCACGCGTCACGGGGTTGATAATTTGATATTCTTCTTCGACACCAATGGTGAATTCTTCAGTCTGGGATGACATGCCTGGTGTCTCCTTTGCTTAGAAAGCGAACCCTGTCTACCGGGAGCCGCAACTCTTGTGTCAATGGCAGCTATCCTACCCTCGAATTCTCCACGGCTTCCTTATGCTTAAGTTAATCGCTACTACAGAGCATTCACATATACCGGATGACATAAAGCGAGATCGCTTTTAGGGCGGAAGCACTTACTCAACTGATAACCTGATTGGAAGTGAAGTTCGTTCACCCCCATGAACTCAGAACATCCTGCATCTAGAGCCTTACTCGCCTTCCTTGAATCAGAACTATCTCAGAATCGCGCTCTTGGCGATTACCAAACCATGCTGAGGGCGCTATGGAACAAACGAGAAAATCCCGCCTTAACTCAGACTCCAACAAAATTGCCAGTGGGGTATCGGAGTCTTGCTGTACGAGAGTATGTGCGCCAAAACTTCGGCGCTTTACTGCCGTACTGGGGGCCAACTGCCATTCGGGGCGATCTAACCGAGAAGAAAGCGCATATCAGTACTTTTATTAGCCTTGTCAACGAATTACCTAACGATGCTGCTGAAATTAATAGAGTATTCGAGTCGGCTGCGAAAAGGGTGGCAGATCACATTAATGCCAAGTCTCCCATTATCCAATTACCAACGGCTGGTAAACCGCAACAGATATTGACCCAGTTGCTTGCTACAAAAAGCCGAGGCAGAGTTCAGCAAGGCGTCGTATATGCACTGCTAAAATTTTTATACGATGGAGTTCCTAATATCACCGTGCGTACAAAAGCAGTATTTGCTGGCGACGCCCAAAGCGGACCAAGAGGTGATGTTGAGGTAATTGAAAATGACGGTAAAATTCGGTCGGTATTCGAGGTTAAAGCTCAACGGCTTAATCTATCTATTTATGAAGAAGTTGTCCGCACCCATAGCGTCACTGGAGAGCGCGATTACCCGGTTTTTATTCTGGCTGATAATTTTCAAGCTGATTTGTTTGAAGAATACCAAGACGTTTTTATTATCAGGCTTCGAGACTTCTGTCTCACTATCTTGGCAGAGATTGTTTCATCCAAGGGCTTGTCCTCGGATGAATCAATTCGCCGTGTATTAGACGTTTACAACAGCGATTTTTGCGACCTGATTCAACAAGACAGAACGCTGCGAGTTGACTACTAAATGGCGCTTGATTTCGTGACCAACCCAAGCGACAACAGGCACTGCAACAGCATCCCCAAAAGCATAGCGACCAACGCTCTGGTTTTCTGGAATCCAAAAGCTATCTTCGACTCCTTGAAGGCGTCCATACTCTCGCGCTGTCATATATCGCATTTTGATTTGAACGGGTGACACAACGATGAGAATTTGCCGACTGCTACCACCCGATCCAGTTCGCAAGCAACCAGCAATTCCGTCGTCTCGTGTCTCCAGGCAAACTAAACCTTTACGCATCCGGCGGTAAGCCGTTAAGTACACAGTTTTTCCGCTTGTTCGCGCCAATTGCTTTGCGTTCTCTAAGCGCTTTTTGCTGTTGTCCCTGATGTAGGATAACTCTCGTATCAGCTCAGTATCCTTAAACCACTTCTGGTGGTCGTTTGTCTCCACTAAGTCGGCTAAAATTGTCTTCCTTGTTGGTAAGGGCGATAGCTCCAAAAAGTTCCAAGATAAATCTGGGTTAGCGATAATCAGCTTTTGAACAGCTAGCGGACGGCAAGGATGCTGGAAATAAACACTGTGATTATCCTCCAGGGTCTGAGTTACTCTTCTAGATTCAGATGTGTTCAAACCGATAATGAAAACACGCGGACGGCTTTGCGGTACGAAGTAGACCGCATTAATAATCAGAACATCACATGAATAGCCTAATTTGTTAAGTGAAAAAATAACTTCTCGAATATCCTTTCCGTTACCTGAGTTCAAAAGACCAGTAACGTTCTCGATCAATACTGCTTGCGGCAGTCGTTTCTCAGTGGCAAGCTCATTTAGGATACGAATGAATTTAAAGAAGGTGGTGCTGCGATCGCCTGTCAAACCTTGACGGTTGCCTGCTAAGGACAAGTCTTGGCAAGGAAATGAGGCTGTTACCAGCGTGACATCTGGAATATTACTGCCGTGAAGATTGGCTATATCGTCAATCTGAAGGTGAACATTGCCGAAGTTTTTGGCGTATATTTCACCTTTAACTTGATTAATATCATTGGCAAACACGCAGTTAAAGCCAACCTGCTCAAGCCCCTTACGCACTAAACCTATGCCTGCAAAAAATTCAGCAAATTGCAGGTGGTTTTGACGGGTGGCTGATTGCAAAGTTTCAATCACTAGGAAATCTTCTGCTCGGTTTCCATACAGTATCACAAGCGCCATCAACTGCTCACTTGACTAAAGCAGTTGTCACAAAGATTCTGGCTCATCTTTGTTTATCCTCTTTGTTCAGAGACGATAACTTCATGCGCCGACTCTCGCGAGAAATGGGCACCAAGGCTGGGGCTTGACTTTCAGGCTTACTTTCTTTCAAACTGACAACGACCTGTGAAAGTTGTGCGATCGCAGGAGCCTCAAATACACTACGCAAAGGTAACTCTACCCCAAAAGCATCGCGCACCCTAGAAACAAGCTGAGTCGCCAGTAAGGAATGCCCCCCTAATTCAAAGAAATTGTCGTGGATACCCACCCGCTTCAATCCCAAAACAGAAGCAAAAATTTTCACTAGCACTTCCTCAACAGCCGTCCGAGGCGCAACATAACTTCCTGCTAATTCTGATTTAATCGGCTCAGGTGTCGGTAAGGCTCGTCGGTCTACTTTACCATTCGGCGTCAGTGGCAACGCCTCCAGCACCACAAAAGCGGAAGGCACCATGTACTCAGGCAGCTTTTGCGCGAGATAAGCCTGTAACTGCGGCACCAACTTCCGCATTGCCTTCGCTTGCAAGGGATTATTGGCATAGGATTCCCACGGACGTAACTGTTCCTCTGGGTGGGATGGGGAGATGAGGGGCGAATTTTCCCACTCTTCCTGTTTCCTCGTGTGACAGCTTACAAATAGAACATCGTAGCGTCCTTCCGTACCGGAATCAGACCAGCGTATATCAACGCTGTAGGGTAATTCTTGACCCATCGCCCGCCAATCCTCTGGTTCCACTCCCCAATCTGGGAGTTCGCGCAATGCTCTGTGAAACTGAGCTACTGTTTTAAATTCTTCTGCACCGGAGAGCCATTGTGCCGCCTTAACGGCTGTCATCACCCGCGCATTAGGGATATGAGTAATGCCTAATATCTCTGGTTGGTTTTCCACTAATAACTGATGTACAGCAGATACGGTTAAGTTATTTTCGTACCAGTCTAGCCACTCAATAGAATCCCTCCCCAGCCCTCCCCGCAACGGGGAGGGAGCCGGAGTCTTCTGACTTTCTGGTGTTTCGGGAGGATTGAGCTGGAGTTTTAGGGAGGAGGTTTTTCTAGAATTTGTTTCAGTCCCAATATGAAGAATCACATTGTACCGAAACTGAGTCATCTCATTTTGCGCTCGGCCCCGCATTAACTGAAGTTGTACATCGCTAATTTGGGGAAAATTCTGTTTTAATGCCTTGAAGAAAGCGGGATCAATCACTAATTCCGTCTCTTGGAACACTTGCATTTGTACCTGTTGCTGCAACTGTTCGCGGGTGAGAGAAGATTCTGCTTGATGCAGTTGCACGCCGGCATGAAACGCTGATAACAAGGGGAGACTCCGCACATCGCCAATGAAGATAAAGCCACCGGGAGCTAACACCTTCACAGCACCTTCCAGGACATTCATCAGATAGTCAATACTGGGAAAATATTGGACAACAGAGTTCAAAATCACCGCATCAAAGGCTGCTGCCTCCACTCCCTCAAAGTCAGTTGCCATCCTCTGAAGTAGCCTTACTTGGGGTAGGGGTACGGCATGTTCCCTGACATGGTGTTGGATATACTCAAGTGACGCCCGTGAGAAATCCGTTGCCCAATATTGAGTGCAGTGAGGGGCAATTTGGTATAATAATAAACCCGTGCCGCACCCAATTTCTAGCACTCGCTTTGGTTGTAAAGCCAGAATCTGCGCGGATTGGTTGTTCACCCATTCACGCATCTGCTCTGCTGGAATCGGTTGACCGGTGTAGCTGCTATTCCAACCTACAATGTTGAATGTTGAGTCGGCCTCAGCCGTCGATTGCTCATAAGTCTCGTTGTACAGCATCTGCCATTGCAACACTTGTTCATCCTGCAATTGGCTTTCTTGGGTCTGCTGTTGAATATCTTCAGCCTTGAGTACAACATAAGCCACTAAACGCTTTTCCTCTGCATCTTCACGAGTGGTCACTACGTTTTGTTGCACGGCTGGATGCTGAGTTAAGACTGACTCAATTTCACCTAATTCGATGCGATAACCGCGAATCTTGACTTGCTCATCGAGGCGACCTACAAATTGAATATTACCATTGGGTTGATAGCGAACTAAATCGCCTGTTTTATAAAGACGATATTCTGAGTTATGGCTAAAAGGATGAGGAATAAATCGTTCAATTGTTAAATCGGAATGATTGAGATAACCTCGCGCCAGTCCATCACCACTAATGTACAATTCACCCATAACGCCAATCGGTACAGGGTGTAAATATTGATCCAAAACGTAAATTTGTGTGTTGGCAATGGGGCGACCCAATACAGGTATTACGGGCATATTGCCATACGCCCCCACTGTCTCTTTAACAGGAACAATGCCGGATGTGGCAACAACTGTAGCCTCCGTAGGGCCATAGTTATTCACAACCTGAAAGGGGTGGGAAGCGGAAGGATAATGATGAAGCTTGTCTCCTCCTGTGAGTAAGAGTCGTAAAGCGGTATTATTCAACCCATCTAATAACAGAAATTTCTCGGCTAAAGGGGTTGGTAAAAAACTAATTGTGATGGCTTGGGATACGAATTCATCCCGTAATCGCTCAGGGGAGCGTCGAATTTCTTCATTCGGAAAATAAATACTCGCGCCTATGCTGAGATAAGGCCAAATTTCCCACCCACAAGCATCAAACGCAAATCCTGCAATCTGGGTGGCTCGATCAATTGCTGAAATGGCAAATGCTTGTTGATGCCAAAAGACCAGATTTAACAATCCACGATGTTCAATTTGAACTCCTTTCGGCTTGCCTGTGGTGCCAGAAGTGTAAATAACATAAACGAGGTTATTTAATGTAACGCGGTGGGTTAGATTATCTGCATTTTCTTGGGCAATCCTTTCCCTATCTGTGTCGAAACAAATAACTTGTGGCTGATTCTTGCCAATCCGCTCAACCCACTGCTGCTGAGTTAATAAAACTGGCAATTGGGCATCTTCTAGCATCACGCTCAATCGCTCAGCCGGATAGCTAGGGTCTAAAGGTAAATAAGCTCCTCCTGCCTTGAGAATGCCTAATATCCCGACAACCATTTCTGGTGAATGATCTAGACAAAGTCCGACTAAAACCTCCGCCCCAACCCCTTGTTTTTGTAGGTAATGAGCTAGCTGATTACTCCGATTATTCAACTCCCGATAACTGATTTCTTGGTCTGCAAAAACCAAGGCTACAGCATCAGGTGTTTTTTCGACTTGAGCTTCAAATAATTGATGAACGCATCTATCTTTGGGATACTCTATTTGAGTATTATTCCATTCCACTAATAATTGATGCCACTCCGCTTCATTTAATAGCGGTAAGTCTGCCAGTCGCTGTTCGGAATTGGCAACAATACCCTCTAGCAAGGTTTGGAAATGGCCTAGCATTCGGGTAATCGTGGCTGCATCAAATAAATCAGTGCTATACACCACAAAACCACTGATGCCTTCTGAGGTATTAGCTCCTAGACCCTGATTTGGCTTTCGCTCCCACAGATGAAATTCCAAATCAAATCGCGTTGTTCCTGTATCCACAAATTGCAGTGGGCTTAGGGTTAATCCGGGTAACTCTAGGGTTTCCATGGGTGCATTTTGCAGGGCAAACACCACTTGAAATAGGGGATTTTGGTTTAAACTCCGCTCCGGATGCAGTTCTTCCACCAACTTTTCAAAAGGTAAGTCTTGGTGAGCATACGCTCCTAGTGCCACTTCTCGCACTCGACTCAACAATTCCCGAAAGGTGGGGTTACCGGTTAGGTCAGTCCGCAACACTAAGCTATTCACAAAAAAGCCAATTAACCCTTCAATTTCACTCCGGTTACGATTGGCAATGGGCGAACCTACAGCAATATCTTCCTGTTGCGTGTAGCGATAGAGTAAGGTTTGAAACGCCGCCAATAAAGTCATGAACAAGGTGACTCCTTCCCGTTGGCTCAAGGCTTCGAGTGCCTCGCTCAGATTTTTCGGTAATTGCAGAAATTGCGTCGCACCTTGGTAAGTTTGCACTGCGGGTTTTGGTCGGTCACTCGGCATATTTAGCACAGAAATGCCGTCTAACTGCTGCCGCCAATAAGCCAGTTGAGTGGCTAAGATTTCCCCTTGCAAGCATTCACGTTGCCAGTAGGCAAAGTCTACATACTGAATGGGTAATTCAGGCAGGATGAAGGATGACGAAGAGTTGGTTTGACCTTCCCTCTCTAGATAGGCACTGTAGAGTGCGGCTATTTCCCGAATCAGCACCCCCATCGACCAACCATCGGAGACAATGTGGTGCAAAATCATCAATAGCACATACTCGGCTTCATCCAATTGCAGTACTGTTACTCGCAGCAGTGGACTTTTGGATAAATCGAAAGGGCGCTGAGCTTCTTGGGTGATTCGTCGTCGTACTTCATTCTCGCGTTCGGTTTGGGGGTGCGATCGCAAATCGATTACAGGTAAGGATAAGGTTAAGGTGGGTGCGACTACCTGAACCGGTTGCCCTTGCACCGTGACAAAAGTAGTGCGTAACGCTTCGTGACGCCGCACAATTTCGTTAAATGTCTCCTCCAGCGCTGCTAAATTGAGCGAACCGCTGAGACGTACTGCGGCTGGGGTGTTATAGAAGGCATTGTTAGGGACTAACTGGTCGAGAAACCAAAGTCGCTGTTGAGCAAAGGAGAGGGGAAGCGTGCCTTCCCGCGAGATGGGAACAAGGGGGGTAGAAGAGTTGCTGCTAGTACGATTAGCGGCTCTTAGAAATGTAATAATTTCTGCTTTATGCTTTTGTATTTCTGCACGAATTTCTGGTGTTAGAGTTCCTTCAGGGGCGTTGCAGCGCAGGCGGTCACTCTCAACAAAAACCTGAATGTCTAAGCCACGAAGGTAAGATAAGAACTCAACTGTTTTCAAAACTAAATCTCACTCACTAGCAAGATAACTTGCCACTTCCAGAAAACTTAGTCATCCTCCATGAGGAAGAAGCTATTTACGGCTCCCTCTTGAGGCTTTTGCCCATCAACCAGGATGCGATCGCTTACTCCTCTTCCAGCTTTACCTCTCCGCCGCAAGAAGGCTCCCGTCATAATCTCCGATTTGGCGGGGAGATGAATTGCGGTCAGGATATATGGTATGATTACGCTAATTATACCAGCGTAATCATGCTTGTATTTGAGGCAAAACTTGAGGGACAAAAAGGGCAGTATGAGCGGCTTGATGAAGCTATTCGTACTGCTCGTTTTGTTCGTAATAGCTGCATCAGATACTGGATGGACAACAAGGGAACTGGCAAATACGAACTGAGTGCGTATTGCGCTGTTCTTGGTAAAGAGTTCCCTTGGGCTAGCAAACTCAACTCCCAGGCTCGACAAGCATCGGCTGAACGAGCTTGGTCTGCTATTTCTCGCTTCTACGACAACTGTAAGAGAGGTAAGCCAGGAAAGAAGGGGTTCCCACGCTTTAAGAAGCATCAAACTCACGGCTCTGTTGAATACAAAACAACAGGTTGGAAGCTGTCGGAGGATAGACGAACTATCACTTTTAGTGATGGGTTTGAAGCTGGAAGCTTTAAGATGTGGGGTACTCGTGACTTGCATTTTTACCAGTTGAAGCAGATTAAGCGCGTTCGGGTTGTTCGTCGCGCTGACGGGTACTATGTTCAGTTTTGCCTTGATGTTGAACGGGTGGAGAAGCGGGAACCAACAGGGAAGACCATTGGGTTGGATGTTGGGTTGACTCATTTCTACACTGATTCTGATGGGCAAACAATTGACAATCCTCGGCACTTGAGGAAGTCCGAGAAAGCACTCAAGCGTCTTAGCCGTCAGATGTCTAGAACTCAGAAGGGTTCTAACAACAGGGCTAAGAAAAGAAATCGCTTGAGCAGAAAGCACCTCAAGGTAAGTAGGCAGCGTAAAGATTTTGCTGTGAAATTGGCAAGATGCGTTATCCAGTCTAACGACTTGGTTGCCTACGAGGACTTGATGGTGCGGAATATGGTCAGAAATCGAAAACTGGCTAAGTCCATTTCTGATGCTGCATGGTCTAACTTCCGTAACTGGTTGGAATATTTCGGCAAGGTGTTTGGGGTGGCGACCGTTGCTGTCCCTCCCTACAACACCAGCCAGGACTGTTCTAGCTGTGGGGAAGAAGTTAAGAAGTCTTTGAGTACAAGAACTCATCAATGTCAGCATTGTGGGTTTGTTTTAGACAGAGACTGGAACGCAGCTATCAACATACTTGAAATTGCACTTCGTACCGTGGGGCACACGGGAACTAACGCCTCTGGAGACATCGACCTCTACTTAGGTGAGGAAATCCTCACTAAAGCTCCGGCTCTAAGCAAGCCGAGTCGAAGAAAGAGGAAAGCCAAGAAGTAATTCTTGGAATCCCCCACTATATTGCGTTAGCAATTAGCGGTAGGAGGATGTCAAACTATGAACGAATAGTACAAAGTCGTTTGGCAGAAGGATGCTTGACTTAGCCAAAATCGAAGCGATTGCGAAATCCTACTCTCCTCAAGAACTCTTTGCGGCACTGGTTTGGCAACGTCAGTTCAATGAGTTTGATGGCGAGGAAGTGATTACTGACCTTTCTAACCATCCTTCTTTATGGGCTAGCTTTCTGTTTACCAAACCCATCTTTGCACCCGATGAAAATGGTCTGAGCTTTGGTGGCGTAATCGATACACTTCTGGCAATGGCAAACTATCGTCCTATGCCTGAGACGAGCATCATCCATTTCATCCCCTATCCTGCGGATACGCTATACATCCTGACAGAGAACCAGGACACAGCCGTGTCTCAGCTTTTGGACTTGGGCAAAAAGTGGCGGGCTGACTCGGTAGAGGTGAGTGATGGTTCAAATGAGGAGTATGGTTTGCGGCTCAAACGTCGATTGAGGGCGCGATTGGAAGGAGCGTTATGGGGTGAGGACGTGCAACAAGACCGCGATGCCGTTGTGATTTCCTACTGGTGGGATTGAAGGATACTGCTGTTTGAAAGAGTAGATTATTAGTGATTGGGGTGATTGCAAGCGCGGTTAGCTGAGAATAGGGCAAGTTATAACCTTTAAAGATGGGTTAGACGTGGGAGCGATCGCCTGCGCTAAGTTGAAATGACAGGAAAAGAAGATACGTTCCCAACAAGTAGAGAGAGTAAGCTAAAAGTATTGACTCAGGCAAGGATAGCCGGAGGTGAACGCCATGCCCCCACTACTGAACAAAACCACCGACCAACGCATTGTTCATCATGGAACGTGGGAACAGTTCAAGTTCATCCAAAAGGGCTTTGATGGTTCTCCTGGGGTGCGGCTGTTTTACTATGATGGGGCGATTGAGATTCTCATGCCCGGACAAGACCACGAAACTTTTGCTCGCGTCATTGGTTACTTAGTAACTACCTTTCTGGTCGAGCAGGGAATCTTCTTTAAGCCCACAGGGGCAATGACTCAGGAAAAATCAGGAGTTGTCTCGGTTCAAGCAGACGAGTCATACTGCATCGGGAGCGTAAAGCCAATTCCAGATTTGTCGATCGAAGTTGTCTTCACCAGTGGTGACATCAGTAAGTTGGAACGCTATAAAGCTTTGGGTGTTCCAGAGGTTTGGTTCTGGGAAGATGGATTGCTGAAGCTCTATCATCTTCAAGGCAATAGCTATGAACCCATTGATCGCAGCCAGCTACCCGGACTCAGTGAACTCGACCTTGATTTGCTCAGACGCTGCATTTTGATGGCGGAGACTGACGCGGGAGAAGCCATTAGAGCATTCCGCAAAGAGATTTAGCGCGATTTGAAGCCAAGAATTCTAGCAGAGGCGCTTCCTATGACGATTCTTTGAAAGTGCGATCTGCGCTAGGCTAACGCCTCGCTAGGCTAACGCAGCAGCGCTTCGCTATCGCGTTTTGACAGGATGAGAGGGTGTAATGGTGTTAGAGGGTCAGCATGAAAGTTAGGGAAGTGATTAAGCTAATAGAAGAGGATGGTTGGTATCTAGCATGAACTAGGGGCAACCATCGTCAGTTCAAGCATCCAACCAAGTCTGGTTTAGTCACAATTGCAGGGAAACCATCTGATGATGCGAACACCTGGCACGTTAAACAGCATCTTGAAGCAAGCTCAACTCAAGGAACACAAGAAAGCAGGAGAAGAAGAGTAATGCGCTATGCGATTGTGATTGAAAAGCTAGAGAGCAACTATTCAGCTTATGTTCCAGATTTGCCTGAATGTGTCGCAACAGGTGCAACGATTGAGGAGATAGAACAACAGATAAAAGAAGCGATCGCTTTTCATTTAGATGGTTTGCGAGAAGAGGGTTTACCCATTCCCGAACCAACTATTCTGTATGAATATGTTGAAGCTTGCTGAAACACTTGCGAAATAACCCTAGAGACTAATGTACCGTCTCAGTCTAATAAGTAGTTAGGTTGCTTTAGTTCTCGGTTAGGAGAGTACTTGCGTGGTATTGGTGATTAGCCAGAAACCAGGTTGTTTAGAATATTTTTTCTACTCCTAGATCTGAAAGTTTAACTGTTTGCACTATCAGCAGTAATTTTATGCCTAATAAAATACATGAGATTTTTGAAGTCTCTGAGGAAGCTCTAAAAAAAGAGGGAGTGTTCAACGGATTTATAGATATTGACTCAAAGTTTTATATTGATCCACATCTTCTTGAATCTACAAAGGTTCCAGAACTTGAGAACTCATACCAGAGCTTCAAAAACCACTTCACAAAAATCATTCATCTTCTACAAAAAATAAAGAGTGATGAAGATAGATTCTTTCGTGCTGCTCACAAAGAATTGATATTTCCAGAATTGCCATTTGTGTCTTTAGGATATTCCACAGAGGGCACGTCAGGTAGTGGCATTGGATCAGGGATAGCTTTAAATCTAACCAAGACAGCTTGGGAAATCGTACAAGCAGGCATAACTGATCCAGTTGTCTTTGAGCTAGTCGGACTTATTGAAGAAAATATTGGCGCAGATCGAATCAGCGACATGACGCTCCACATCATCTATTTAGATTTGCTAGCTTACTCAGAGCGAGTTGCTAAGAATCTCAATTTAAATACTTGTTATAAAAAAGTACGCAATAGGGAATTTTGGCTTCCAACAGTTCCAGGTAGTAGTCCTACCGTATTTATTCCCCACGAAATTCTAAATGATCTTCCCGTTGCGTATGATTTAGGGGATATTGACCGTGTTTGTGCTCATAACGAAGAATTACGTAATCGTGTTAATGAGATTATTGGGGATTCGTGGAAAGATGCCACAGGGAAAAGAAGAAGAAGAATAACGAAACGTGAGTTGAAGCATATTCTCCTCCATTGCCCTGAAGTGCTGCGGGATTTAATTGAACAATACAAGAAAAAAACCGCTTATGACTTTGATAGAGATCCATCGGGGCAGCTTATATGGTACGACATTGCGAAAAAGTATGCCAATCTATTTCCACTCTTGTTAGATGTGGAGAAAGTGACACCTGACAACATTCTTCAGGTGGTTCTCAAGATATGTAATCACTTTAAAGCCTTGGTTGAGGCTAATGGATTAGCTGTACATTTCTGGAATGACTCAAAAAGCTTAAGAAATGAACGCTTTGCACAACTGCTTTTCTTTGGCATAGCAGATGCCTACTGTAATGCTCACAATCTAGATTTAAGTAGAGAACCTAATGCAGGTAGAGGGCCTGTTGACTTCAAAATCTCTAGCGGTTATAACACACGAGTAAATGTTGAGATCAAGTACACCTCAAATGACATCAGCTCAGGTTATAAGAAGCAACTTCCTATATATAATGCTGCTGAACGAACACAATACAGCATTTTTTTGATTATCAAAACCACTGAGTCTACCAAAGCTTTAGACGCTCTAATCAAGTTTAGGCAAAATGAAGTGACTAGTGGTAAGAGAGCACCAGAGATATTTGTTGTTGATGGAAGAATTTATCCCTCTGCAAGTAAAGTAAAGTAGCAGCAGCAACCTCAACTGATGCTTCTCACACCCTACCGTTGACTTAAACTGCCACTCCATCCGATGGCAGGGTGACTCGGCATCAGGAGAAGCGTGAAGCGAAGCTATCGCGCTAGCGAATCGCTCATTCATTCCCTCCCAACTTTTCCAGCAACGCTTGCCACGCCTCAATCTGCTGCTGCAACTGCTGGATGCGATCGCGCTTGCAGGATAAAGGGATGCGATCGCGTCCGACAGGATAACCTCACCCAACAAGCTACAAAGAGTAAGCTAAAAATTAAACAACTTTACTAAAGACAACCGGAATCAGTAAAAGAGTTATGACCCCGCTGAATATTTCGCTTCCTGAGACCATTCAATCGTTTGTCGAGCAACAAGTCGCTAAAGGAGGTTACAGCAATGTATCCGAATACATCCTGCACCTGATTCTCCAAGAACAAGCTAAAGCTGCACGAGTTGAGGCATTATTACTGGAAGGCTTGGATAGTGGCGAACCGATAGAAGTAACCGATGATTGGTGGGAGCAAAAACGCATTCAGTTAATGCAAGGACTTCAACAGACTCAGGAATGCGAATAAATACGACAGTGCTGCGATCGCGTTTTGGCATGAGGTGAGGAGATGCGATCGCATTTGGTATGAGGTGAAGCTGCGATCAGGGATGTTAGGAAGGGCGATCGCAGGAATAATAATGGGTGACAGAAACCGCT
The Microcoleus sp. AS-A8 genome window above contains:
- a CDS encoding type II toxin-antitoxin system HicB family antitoxin, encoding MRYAIVIEKLESNYSAYVPDLPECVATGATIEEIEQQIKEAIAFHLDGLREEGLPIPEPTILYEYVEAC
- a CDS encoding type II toxin-antitoxin system ParD family antitoxin; the protein is MTPLNISLPETIQSFVEQQVAKGGYSNVSEYILHLILQEQAKAARVEALLLEGLDSGEPIEVTDDWWEQKRIQLMQGLQQTQECE